In one window of Drosophila innubila isolate TH190305 chromosome 2L unlocalized genomic scaffold, UK_Dinn_1.0 4_B_2L, whole genome shotgun sequence DNA:
- the LOC117779746 gene encoding uncharacterized protein LOC117779746, which yields MAKDPATTRIPRLDGISRIPPPGSFSGTASTTTSHIRPPSTTATALKSTTQIFRRPVLPANKTRPISSYHPTVMPLHELGTSIKKSASGERLNNAVSLISNRTTTVLKKYFGQGKMMGSSGGGGTGTAVGGRGATASTASALMTSSLPQTPLPVSKQPTQLTSSTPMPLMRSETFVCDEEEEEDHQDQKEQQQTPNRINLESTRLSNVGFGHTLDMDTTSVNVNVTSMNRTRPVIPGRDQNVTHIVSPMSCAHRTRPIIATEEQSSPIDCTHTLAASRDRTHTVIPPSDVEFSKEMRPPADLTQNLDLTKSMDQLPLLEHMSIPSGLDMLSVQPEMELNATDLDVTLTALAPNKTNMKLPLNSTINTERLLDISGLQSPARHIQLLNLTREFLEQSPQRLSSGGRRSLGQQSLVCLTPQSATTTPHGARFQQTPVPVHLLSPLLKAARSDLVLPTRTPEGELPHLDATLTAVHGALRTPRTRYSFGLDLQETTLDSSIDLVDNSFSTSQQQLQQLQQQLLKRQHSIDLDESLGILTPDQMKDRCGRQCKCHCQIEQQFHHQRDQCDQPGYRLSG from the exons GATCCCGCAACAACGCGAATTCCACGTCTCGATGGCATCTCGCGCATTCCACCGCCGGGCAGCTTTAGTGGCACCGCCAGCACCACCACCTCCCACATCCGCCCACCATCCACAACGGCAACTGCTTTAAAAAGCACAACACAAATATTTCGTCGGCCTGTATTGCCGGCCAATAAAACACGTCCGATAAGCTCGTATCATCCAACGGTGATGCCACTTCATGAACTGGGTACAAGCATCAAGAAAAGCGCATCCGGAGAGAGGCTCAACAATGCGGTTAGCTTGATATCCAATCGAACTACAACGGTGCTAAAAAAGTACTTTGGTCAGGGTAAGATGATGGGCTCcagtggaggaggaggaacaGGTACAGCAGTAGGAGGAAGAGGAGCAACTGCATCAACTGCCTCCGCCCTGATGACTAGCTCCTTGCCACAGACGCCGTTGCCAGTGTCGAAGCAACCTACCCAACTCACGAGCAGCACACCGATGCCCCTAATGCGCTCCGAGACATTTGTCTGcgacgaggaggaggaagaggatcATCAGGATCAGAAGGAGCAACAACAGACGCCGAATCGCATAAATTTGGAGAGCACTCGACTCTCTAATGTGGGATTTGGACACACTCTGGACATGGATACAACcagtgtgaatgtgaatgtcaCATCAATGAATAGAACTCGACCTGTCATACCTGGACGGGATCAGAATGTCACTCACATTGTGAGTCCCATGAGCTGTGCTCACAGAACCAGGCCAATTATTGCAACTGAAGAGCAGAGCTCTCCCATCGATTGCACACATACTTTGGCTGCCAGTCGAGATCGAACTCATACTGTAATCCCGCCCAGCGACGTGGAATTCTCTAAAGAAATGAGACCGCCGGCGGATCTTAcacaaaatcttgatttaacCAAGAGCATGGATCAATTGCCATTGTTGGAACACATGTCCATACCCTCGGGATTGGATATGCTCAGTGTCCAGCCGGAAATGGAGTTGAATGCCACGGATTTGGATGTGACATTGACGGCGCTGGCGCCGAATAAAACCAACATGAAGTTGCCACTCAATTCAACAATTAATACGGAACGTTTGCTGGACATCAGTGGACTCCAGTCGCCGGCGAGGCATATTCAACTCCTGAATCTGACACGTGAATTTCTGGAGCAGTCACCGCAACGTTTATCCAGCGGCGGACGTCGTTCCTTGGGGCAGCAATCGTTGGTTTGCCTCACACCGCAgtcggcaacaacaacgccacaTGGGGCACGTTTCCAGCAGACTCCGGTGCCGGTGCACTTACTCTCCCCATTGCTAAAAGCGGCACGCAGTGATCTCGTCTTGCCCACGCGGACTCCCGAGGGAGAGTTGCCACATTTGGATGCAACTTTAACGGCGGTGCATGGCGCTTTGCGTACTCCACGTACACGCTACAGTTTTGGATTGGATTTGCAGGAGACAACTTTGGATTCTTCTATTGATTTGGTGGATAACTCGTTCTCCAcatcacaacaacagctgcaacagttgcagcaacaattgttgaAGAGGCAACATAGCATTGATTTGGATGAAAGTCTGGGCATCTTGACTCCAGATCAAATGAAAGA CCGCTGTGGTCGTCAGTGCAAGTGCCACTGCCAAATTGAGCAACAGTTTCATCACCAGCGTGACCAGTGTGACCAGCCTGGATACCGGCTATCAGGGTGA